The window ATAATCAGGGTTCGTTTCTGAACCGAATCAGTATCCGACGAAACCAGGTGGTTTCCATGGACGGAAACCACGAACAGGAACTCGAAGACCTCGAACACTTCCAGAAGCACGTGGCGGATCGTTTCTCCGACCTCCTATCTCCGCCGGAGGACTGCCCGTCCGACCCAATTTTATCCATCGCTTGGGTCCGGAAGCTCCTCGACGTCTTCCTCTGCTGCGAGGCCGAGTTCAAGGCCGTTCTGCTGATGGGTCGGGACCCATCACAGATTTCCAAGGCACCGCTCGACCGGCTTGTCCCTGAATTCTTGGACCGCGTTGTCAAAGCTCTGGACATTTGCAACGCGGTCTCCCATGGGATCGAGTCGGTCAGGCATTTTCAGAAGCTGGCCGAGATTGCAGTCTCTGCTTTGGAACAGAGGCCGCTTGGGGATGGCCAGGTTCGGAGGGCTAAGAGGGCGTTGCATTCGCTGGTAACAGGGATGGCGGTGGAGGACAAGGAAGGAGGTGGAAACAAAGCCACCGAGAGAACCTGGTCTTTCGGCCGCAGACAGGGCATTTCCGCCCCGAGTAAAGACCGAGCTGTCGGGCATTTTCGGGCCTTGTCGTGGGGTATGTCTAAAGGCTGGTCCGCCGCAAAGCAAATTCAAGCGATGTCGAGCAACTTGGTGGCGCCGAAAGGCAATGAGGCTTCTGGATTGGCTCAGCCAGTTTATATAATGAGCACGATTATGGTGTTTGTGATGTGGATGTTGGTGGCGGCAATTCCGTGTCAAGAGAGGACCGGGTTGATGACTCACCTTCCGGTTCCGAGGAATTTATCTTGGGCGCAGTCCATGATCGGGATTCAGGAGAAGATCGCCGAGGagtggaagaagaaagagaagaaggggTCCGCTGGTTTGCTTGAGGAGATGCAGAGGATGGAGAAATTGGGGCAGTCTTTGATTGAATTTTCGGACTCGTTTCAGTTCCCCGCAGAGGCGGAGAAGCTGGAGGAGGTGGCCGCGCAGGTGGCAGAGCTGGTGGAGAGCTGTAGGAGGATGGAGGAGGGTTTGGTGCCTTTGCAGATGCAGATCAGAGAGTTGTTTCATAGGGTGGTGAGGAGCAGGACTGAGGTGCTTGAGGTTTTGGACCAAGGCGGTAAACCCTCAGCGCCCATCATGTAATAATACTTGGGCACTCACCAGTCACAAATTCTCTTTCACTGGCGTCATATTGCTCAATGAGCCATGAAGAATTGGAAGatggtttttttggttttttttttcgatcTTGGAAAGTGGATTAGTATAGTTACTAGAAGCGTTCCTTTTCGTAGGAGTATATAGCTAATAGCCTAATGGCTTCAGTCTATAAGGTTGTGCTGAAGTATATGCATTGCTTATCTACTCTGTTCCCCCCCTCTTCATTTTTggtgttaatttttgtttatttgagtACAGAAACTCTAATTGAAAAGAGAAAATGTACATACCCAATTCAGTTGGTGTTTTCTCTTTTCTGTTTGGTTAAACTTTAAATGATCAGACCCAGTAGTTCTTCAGTTCTCTTATTCTCTTTTTCTGTGTCAATCTGTTCTtgcaaaattttcataaatctAGCATTGGATTTAAGATGAGAATGTTGTTAGCATCTGTTGGAAAGTTGAGGACATTTCTCCATATGTGTATTGTGTTCCGACGGTTGTTTGATGAACAGGTTGTGTTCCTATCGCAATTCAAAATTCCTCAATAACGAAAAAGATATACTCTGGTAGCAGTTGTGTGACGGAAAAAATGGAAAGAGATATTTTCTGGATCTTTCCTTTCAAAATTCAGACATCAAGTGATTCAGatacttgaaatttgatttaaaggctaaaaacagagaaattaataaaaacttttaaaagttataataattttttaccgtttgatcaaattttaaagaacggaatcacttaatcttgaattttGAAGGAAAAGATCCAAATAAAATCTATTTACGGAAAAGATATGTTCTGCAGCTTCTGCTTGGCTTTCGAGCTTCAACTTACTCTAATGGACACATCACATCCAAAGTttttattgtattattattgaaATCACATCCATAGTTTAAAAGTGTTAAACGATAGGATGCCTTTAACTACCAACCGAAAGTGTAAAGTTATAACCGCAATTGGGGCAAGGGCAACCTCAATGATTAGTGTGATTGGCAGTCATGTGTGCCACTTGTTTTGCAATAGTTCCTAATTCTAAAACCATttacctattttttttttccactaaCTAAAGTTagaataaattaagatattattggttgtttttatttaaaccctATAATTTGTTGACAACACTTCACATTCAAAATTTCTTCTTTCAATTCCAGTTTTACTCTTCGTTTTGTTGAATTCACCTCACCTCCAccaacaaacaataaaatccCACAACTACCCACCCCACAACCACAACAACAACTTCGCCGATGACCCCATTCAatcttaattttctttctttcatagTTATGCTTTTGTTTGGCATCTGACATAGGATTGAGGGGAATGATCACACATGCATTGGGCTATTGCGATTATGGATGAAAATGAAGCCTATAAAACTATTAAAAACCCATTTTCATCATTTCCATGATAGACTGTTTGGATGttgaaatgaaatttttatCTTTCCCTGATAAGCTAGTTTAGATTTATAAAGTGTATAGCTAACTGCatgaaatttcaattttgtgTTTTGGCTAGGTTGAATGGAATCACGGGAgaagggtggtggtggtgggtgggTGGCTGTGTTAGATTTTTTGTATTTGGGAGGTGGGGTGAATTCAACAAAAGGAAGGGTAAAGTTGGAATTGTAGggaaaaaatttaattatggGATGTTTTCAACAAATTATGGGGTGTGAATAAAAAACGCCATATTATTTTGTGTAGATTATgataaattttgtttaaaatatgTTCAATGCGTATAGGATCGTATTTGGTTTCATTCCTACTTTGAGGATGTGTTATAATTTTATCTTATAGTAATTGAAATGTTTAGATTCTTTatcattatttaaaaattatgcctataaaatgtttattttaatttggagACGACTAGCAATtcataaatacaaaataaatcgATGATTATGATTATATGTAATATCTTCATGACTAATTATTAACATGTTTAACTCAAATGAATGGCTAAGTGCTCCAAAtcgattatttttttttctagaaatgatcttcaaatgatGAAAGTAGAATATTATTCGAATTAAGACTTTTATACGATGAAAAAAATAATGCATGATCGTGTGTGCTTTATACCATTGAGATTTGAGGTTGGCAAAAAGTATATGCCTCATTTGGAAATGTTTTTGGaatgattgaaaacacttttggtgaaattgattttGGATTCCAAGGCCACTTTAACTATTGTTTTGGAAGAAGCACCAGATATGTGCTTctggtgcttcttgcaggaagcatttcaagtgtttttttttattttttatgatccACTTGATTTTTTACTAAGTATTAGTTTCTaaaacattttcactaaaaaaattttcagttattttaaaaacacttcaaaacgaGCTAATAATATCACATGGAAGATTGCTGAAATGCATACCTACAATTTATCCTAAAGGGGAACCAAGATACCACATAAGACCATGTGCAATGGTGCAGAATAAAGCTTAACAACTTAAGTCAAAATTTATTAAGCCATATCATGGGCGCATAGCTGGGGCTCGCCCACTATCTTGGCTTAAATTTTGGAGGGAACTTGGtccaaaattatttttttctccCCAAAACTTATTATAACCCAATGATTAGAAATGGCTTGGCGGGTTTTAAAGCTTCAAATTTAAGCTAAACCCTCAACTTTGCAAATGGTCTAAAGAAGCCAAATGGGTTATTAAACACGAATATGACTTTGTTTTTGGCTAACAAAAGGACAATTGTGTGACTTTTGAAGCTTCTTGAGGGTGGTTGTTGATTACACTTTCACATTTCCCATGTGATCCACCAATTATGCTCCTTTTTTTATCATTCGTCAATGGAAGTTTTAAAGTCTTCACTATAACAAAGGGAATAAAGCTAGTAGCATGAGAGATTTTTTTCTAGAGTGGGGTATTCAAGCGGTGCTGCATCAATGTGATTATCTCTTTTATCACGTGAATTCATATGTATTatttgaaatcatatcaatataGGAATTATTTGTGAGTAAGTTCAACTCCTATGAGAAGTAAGGTCTGTAACTTTGTAATTCCACTTATGCTCATGTATTTTCTATTGATATTGTGCTTATATCC is drawn from Malus domestica chromosome 14, GDT2T_hap1 and contains these coding sequences:
- the LOC103411788 gene encoding protein ROH1A; protein product: MGATDNQGSFLNRISIRRNQVVSMDGNHEQELEDLEHFQKHVADRFSDLLSPPEDCPSDPILSIAWVRKLLDVFLCCEAEFKAVLLMGRDPSQISKAPLDRLVPEFLDRVVKALDICNAVSHGIESVRHFQKLAEIAVSALEQRPLGDGQVRRAKRALHSLVTGMAVEDKEGGGNKATERTWSFGRRQGISAPSKDRAVGHFRALSWGMSKGWSAAKQIQAMSSNLVAPKGNEASGLAQPVYIMSTIMVFVMWMLVAAIPCQERTGLMTHLPVPRNLSWAQSMIGIQEKIAEEWKKKEKKGSAGLLEEMQRMEKLGQSLIEFSDSFQFPAEAEKLEEVAAQVAELVESCRRMEEGLVPLQMQIRELFHRVVRSRTEVLEVLDQGGKPSAPIM